Proteins from a genomic interval of Yarrowia lipolytica chromosome 1E, complete sequence:
- a CDS encoding uncharacterized protein (Compare to YALI0E10285g, similar to Saccharomyces cerevisiae DML1 (YMR211W); ancestral locus Anc_8.724, similar to CAGL0F03795g Candida glabrata), with protein sequence MREIITLSFGQTAGHINADYFNSQEHYFPLATKSTSDPTVRFRRGVATDSRTETYNPRLLTWELKGGYGAFQAFNQFYTEGDKSQPQVWNEGEIKEIKEQPVDKNEYQKALDLGRENASQLNTDTTKRWTDYNRLFHHPKTRHQLDNWLFDPDTAPQGIHRGGDQKWTGFDVGVNEWEHVLNSDKEYLDSTLRSWVEECDSLGGLNVVVDDSAWAGVAAKILANYRDDFDAKGTVVTWSVEAKPEKKTRETQKNAIQTTVALSQVSSIYIPVSFPTKTPIDADFDPTSPWHQAALFGLSVYEPVQLMATQRTGGLSLDAMAALLDTTGERNIVSEVGGTLTDVDGDKSTVQYDSRLFQELFLPSRIPPKTPHVFSDLSIARLEDQDDDANSYRLNQPMPEVSSQPEFTKQFVSSKTRLAVTTKPRRTLLDMAKFVSVYERGDEREEMKQELGDMASKYEHGWEEESDDDDDY encoded by the coding sequence ATGAGAGAAATCATCACGCTGTCGTTTGGCCAGACCGCCGGCCATATCAACGCCGACTACTTCAATTCGCAGGAGCACTACTTTCCTCTCGCCACCAAATCGACCTCAGACCCTACTGTGCGGTTTCGACGAGGAGTGGCTACCGACAGCAGAACTGAGACTTACAACCCCCGTCTGTTGACGTGGGAGCTCAAAGGTGGGTATGGAGCTTTCCAGGCATTCAACCAATTCTATACAGAGGGCGACAAGAGCCAGCCGCAGGTGTGGAACGAAGGagagatcaaggagatcaaggagcAGCCTGTGGACAAGAACGAGTACCAAAAGGCACTTGATCTGGGCAGGGAAAACGCCTCCCAGCTCAATACAGATACCACCAAGCGATGGACCGACTACAATCGACTGTTCCATCACCCCAAAACCCGCCACCAGCTCGACAACTGGCTGTTTGACCCTGACACTGCTCCCCAAGGTATCCATAGAGGAGGCGATCAAAAGTGGACGGGCTTTGACGTGGGTGTCAACGAATGGGAACATGTGCTCAATTCTGATAAGGAGTATCTCGACTCGACTCTGCGGTCATGGGTTGAAGAATGCGACTCGTTGGGAGGCCTTAACGTCGTGGTAGACGACTCAGCCTGGGCAGGAGTGGCTGCCAAGATCCTGGCAAACTACAGAGACGACTTTGACGCCAAGGGAACGGTGGTCACATGGTCTGTGGAGGCCAAGCCCGAAAAGAAGACCCGagagacacagaagaaTGCCATTCAAACCACTGTGGCTCTGTCGCAGGTTTCGTCCATCTACATTCCCGTGTCTTTCCCTACAAAAACACCCATTGATGCTGATTTCGACCCTACCAGTCCCTGGCATCAGGCAGCTCTCTTTGGCTTGTCAGTTTATGAGCCTGTTCAGCTTATGGCCACCCAGAGAACCGGAGGCTTGTCGTTGGACGCTATGGCTGCTTTGCTGGACACCACTGGGGAGAGAAACATTGTTTCCGAGGTAGGAGGCACTCTCACTGATGTTGATGGCGACAAATCAACCGTTCAGTATGACTCCAGGCTGTTCCAGGAGCTCTTCTTGCCCTCCAGAATCCCCCCAAAGACCCCCCATGTCTTTTCTGATCTCAGCATTGCCCGATTGGAGGATCAGGATGACGATGCCAACAGCTACCGGTTGAACCAACCCATGCCCGAGGTTTCTTCTCAGCCCGAATTCACTAAACAGTTTGTCAGCTCCAAGACCCGTCTGGCCGTAACCACCAAGCCCCGACGAACTCTTCTGGACATGGCCaagtttgtgtctgtgtacGAACGAGGAGACGAGCGTGAGGAGATGAAGCAGGAGCTCGGCGACATGGCTTCCAAGTACGAGCATGGATGGGAAGAGGAAAgtgatgacgatgatgactACTAA
- a CDS encoding uncharacterized protein (Compare to YALI0E10329g, similar to Saccharomyces cerevisiae RAX1 (YOR301W); ancestral locus Anc_8.774, weakly similar to uniprot|Q08760 Saccharomyces cerevisiae YOR301w RAX1 similarity to S. pombe SPAC23G3. 05c), which produces MSLTRLPQDERKRLPTLFEVLNRKSLAPVDLWSFYVYTRDQHRGVDYLDFWLDVVQHLSLCRHYIRGLRQSILASEHTNLSISNITGQGLAEQSRESSILLETLIHDHNLLEDGDSHRLSEYLRGENLLSDHDSSAASRLSALLGAMHVRESQISDDHAPSNRSERFMMNLEEKRASHLSNASSNLFQSAAASPIDEEDAGEEHGMVRPGSRASMTHSLQGSSRLSLNRKSSRASLGLAAQAQPSLQQLYDEEQTNLSMSNVSQSQIGPTLQSQLQFPSPDNSGEQPQQQPQTPQPQSALPQQPQPTGPNLATRRNSQLSQILPQSPNANSPLLGTQPASPLQTQLNALPQTLPQPRGPIGVDSRASSQPLTLEIIEKLFPKRNEHGVMSDVNSPNFITRERIRESSQQILVTYFMPGAERELALPAPLMESVRTAIEQQGRDDPEVFDECREYVFQILEREVFPGFLATKALGNLVPLGALVRMVAGLVAVFGAVWTGFCLIFLNYSRTERVWVLLPFAIGWYLVIAGLFSLDPIQAVLGFSESSLTKRVRIKEPFVRRLLLIRSSWVMLWVVIVTACFTVIFACVPGHRL; this is translated from the coding sequence ATGAGCCTCACTCGACTCCCGCAGGACGAGCGCAAACGGCTGCCGACGCTGTTCGAGGTGCTCAACCGAAAATCGCTCGCGCCAGTCGACCTGTGGTCGTTCTACGTCTACACGCGGGACCAGCACCGAGGCGTGGACTACCTGGACTTTTGGCTGGATGTCGTCCAGCACCTGTCGCTGTGCCGCCACTACATCCGCGGTCTGCGCCAGTCAATCCTCGCCAGCGAACACACAAACCTCAGCATCAGCAACATCACCGGGCAGGGCCTTGCCGAGCAATCTCGTGAATCATCCATCCTACTGGAGACACTTATCCACGACCAcaatctgctggaggacgGCGACTCGCATCGTCTGTCCGAGTACCTGCGGGGCGAAAACCTGCTGAGCGACCATGACTCGTCCGCAGCCTCGCGTCTCAGTGCCCTGCTGGGCGCCATGCATGTTCGGGAGTCGCAAATCAGCGACGACCATGCGCCCAGTAACCGAAGCGAGCGGTTCATGATGAACCTCGAGGAAAAACGGGCATCACACCTGTCCAATGCATCTTCCAACCTGTTCCAGAGTGCCGCCGCAAGCCCgattgacgaggaggacgcGGGCGAAGAACACGGCATGGTCCGTCCGGGGTCTCGAGCATCCATGACCCACTCACTGCAGGGCTCTTCACGCCTCTCACTGAACCGCAAGTCGTCACGTGCATCACTGGGCCTGGCTGCCCAGGCACAACCGTCgctgcagcagctgtacgacgaggagcagaCCAACCTGTCCATGTCCAACGTGTCGCAGTCGCAGATTGGTCCGACTCTCCAATCCCAGCTGCAGTTCCCTTCTCCAGACAACTCTGGCGAGCAACCACAACAGCAACCACAAACGCCACAGCCCCAGTCTGCGCTGCCACAACAACCGCAGCCCACAGGTCCCAATCTGGCGACCCGCAGAAACTCGCAACTGTCGCAGATCCTGCCGCAATCGCCCAACGCTAACTCGCCTCTTCTGGGCACCCAACCTGCATCTCCGCTACAAACACAACTCAATGCGTTGCCCCAGACGCTGCCGCAGCCCCGTGGCCCCATTGGCGTGGACTCACGAGCGTCGTCGCAGCCTCTGACCCTCGAAATCATCGAGAAGCTCTTCCCCAAGAGAAACGAGCACGGCGTCATGAGCGACGTCAACTCGCCCAATTTCATCACCCGAGAACGGATCCGAGAGTCGTCACAGCAGATCCTCGTCACATATTTCATGCCTGGAGCAGAACGTGAACTGGCCCTGCCCGCACCTCTCATGGAGTCAGTCCGGACCGCCATCGAACAGCAGGGACGAGACGACCCCGAGGTGTTTGACGAGTGTCGAGAATACGTTTTCCAGATTCTCGAACGAGAGGTGTTCCCCGGCTTCCTTGCCACCAAAGCACTAGGCAACCTGGTGCCTCTGGGAGCGCTGGTGAGAATGGTGGCTGGTCTAGTGGCGGTGTTTGGCGCCGTGTGGACCGGCTTTTGTCTCATCTTTCTCAATTACTCGCGAACAGAGCGGGTCTGGGTGCTCTTGCCGTTTGCCATTGGATGGTATCTGGTGATTGCCGGGCTTTTTTCTCTGGACCCCATCCAGGCAGTGCTGGGCTTTTCCGAGTCCAGTCTGACCAAACGGGTTCGAATCAAGGAGCCGTTTGTGCGACGACTGTTGCTGATCCGGTCCTCCTGGGTCATGCTCTGGGTCGTAATTGTCACCGCCTGTTTCACCGTTATTTTTGCATGTGTTCCCGGTCATCGATTGTAG
- a CDS encoding uncharacterized protein (Compare to YALI0E10307g, similar to uniprot|P17324 Saccharomyces cerevisiae YIL168W SDL1 L-serine dehydratase and uniprot|P25379 Saccharomyces cerevisiae YCL064c CHA1 L-serine/L-threonine deaminase), with the protein MRPGYIETPLLKNDIFSHQVGCNVYLKMENLQPSGSFKSRGMTQVISDALDSDPQASLDTLHVCSSSGGNAGLAAAVTSRLNGVACTVVVPESTKPRMVEKLRAAGAEVIVHGKHWSEANDFLQKEEMPRLEKTGKTPIYCHPFDAPAVWKGNSTLIDEIIKQGITPDAVVCSVGGGGLFNGVVEGLKRHKLNCPVIVVETNGADALSRSLQKGEQVTLPGITSIATSLGAVRVADKTFENAQTYPTVSAVVSDDDAVSALVEYAETKQIIVEPACGASLAVLPALKDLVDLKPDSNVVVVLCGGSATGISDIAQFKKDLEAKETTEEK; encoded by the coding sequence ATGCGACCAGGCTACATTGAAACACCGCTGCTGAAGAACGACATCTTCTCGCACCAGGTCGGGTGCAACGTGTACCTGAAAATGGAGAACTTGCAGCCCTCAGGGTCGTTCAAATCCCGAGGCATGACCCAGGTCATCTCCGATGCGCTGGACTCAGACCCCCAGGCTTCTCTAGACACTCTCCACGTGTGTTCCAGCTCTGGAGGCAACGCAGGGCTCGCCGCAGCAGTCACCTCGCGACTCAATGGTGTCGCGTGCACGGTGGTTGTGCCGGAATCGACTAAACCTCGAATGGTGGAGAAACTGAGAGCTGCAGGAGCAGAAGTGATTGTGCACGGAAAACACTGGTCAGAAGCCAACGACTTTCTGCAAAAGGAAGAGATGCCGCGGCTCGAAAAGACGGGAAAAACGCCAATCTACTGCCATCCCTTTGACGCTCCAGCGGTGTGGAAGGGAAACTCGACTCTCATCGACGAAATCATCAAGCAGGGAATCACCCCAGACGCCGTCGTGTGCAGCGTGGGAGGCGGAGGACTGTTCAACGGAGTAGTCGAGGGCCTTAAACGACACAAGCTCAACTGCCCCGTGATTGTAGTGGAAACAAACGGTGCTGATGCTCTGAGCCGGAGTCTACAGAAGGGCGAGCAGGTCACTCTACCTGGAATTACGTCAATTGCCACTTCTCTGGGAGCCGTTCGAGTCGCTGACAAGACGTTTGAAAACGCCCAGACATACCCTACTGTGTCTGCAGTCGTTTCAGATGACGACGCAGTATCAGCTCTGGTGGAGTACGCTGAGACCAAGCAGATCATCGTGGAACCCGCCTGTGGAGCTTCCCTCGCTGTTCTGCCTGCTCTAAAGGATCTGGTTGATTTGAAACCTGATTCTaacgttgttgttgttctcTGTGGAGGCTCGGCTACTGGCATTTCTGATATCGCGCAGTTCAAGAAAGACTTGGAAGCAAAGGAGACAACTGAAGAGAAGTAG
- a CDS encoding uncharacterized protein (Compare to YALI0E10263g, similar to Saccharomyces cerevisiae SCJ1 (YMR214W); ancestral locus Anc_8.730, uniprot|Q6H9R7 Yarrowia lipolytica similar to uniprot|P25303 Saccharomyces cerevisiae YMR214W SCJ1 DnaJ- related protein): MRLAIQAVFLLATLMWLVAAQADFYAVLGLKKGASDKDIKKAYRTLSKKYHPDKNPGNEEAHQTFIEIGEAYEVLSDEEKRGKYDKFGHEGLKNGGGGGTNPFDLFAQFFGGGGGGQRRGVPKGPNTETHIDVSMKRMFKGFDMDLQVNLQGICSSCKGSGSADGVNHKCDGCDGSGVVIQVAQMGMMIQKFQQQCPKCQGKGHLISNPCNKCGGQKVQREDRKYNVYIEPGTPRVHSYSFEEEADKSPDHVAGDLIVQVREAPTENMGYRRRRNDLFRTEALSLKEALHGGWTRKIPFLDEESEVVLSRKKGEPTQHGHIEVIKNHGMPQMGVDDSHGDLYIKYVIVMPMGASSKVRDEL, encoded by the coding sequence ATGCGACTGGCAATTCAGGCCGTATTTCTTCTAGCGACGCTGATGTGGCTGGTGGCTGCGCAGGCGGACTTCTACGCCGTTCTGGGCCTCAAAAAGGGCGCGTCAGACAAGGATATAAAAAAGGCCTACCGAACCCTCAGTAAGAAGTACCACCCCGACAAGAACCCCGGAAACGAGGAGGCCCACCAGACCTTTATCGAGATTGGAGAGGCATACGAGGTGCTGTCAGACGAAGAAAAACGGGGCAAATACGACAAGTTTGGCCACGAGGGTCTCAAGAacggcggaggaggaggaaccAACCCCTTTGACTTGTTTGCACAATTCTTTggaggcggaggaggaggccagcGACGAGGCGTGCCCAAGGGCCCCAACACAGAAACCCATATTGACGTGTCTATGAAGCGCATGTTCAAGGGCTTCGACATGGATCTCCAGGTCAATCTGCAGGGAATCTGTTCCAGCTGTAAGGGCTCTGGAAGTGCTGACGGCGTGAACCACAAGTGTGATGGTTGCGACGGAAGCGGAGTGGTGATCCAGGTGGCCCAGATGGGTATGATGATCCAAAagttccagcagcagtgtcCCAAGTGCCAGGGCAAGGGCcatctcatctccaacccttGTAACAAGTGCGGAGGACAAAAGGTGCAGCGGGAGGACCGAAAGTACAACGTGTACATTGAGCCCGGAACCCCACGAGTCCACAGCTACTCCTTTGAAGAGGAAGCTGACAAGTCGCCAGATCACGTGGCTGGAGATCTCATTGTGCAGGTGAGAGAGGCACCAACGGAGAACATGGGCTACCGACGACGGCGCAACGATCTGTTCCGAACAGAGGCTCTATCGCTCAAGGAGGCGCTTCATGGAGGCTGGACCCGAAAGATACCGTTCTTGGATGAGGAGTCTGAGGTGGTTCTGTCACGTAAGAAGGGCGAGCCTACCCAGCATGGCCACATTGAGGTGATCAAGAACCACGGCATGCCCCAGATGGGCGTCGATGACTCGCATGGCGACTTGTACATTAAGTACGTTATAGTCATGCCCATGGGGGCCAGCAGCAAGGTGAGAGATGAGCTCTAG